The Niastella koreensis GR20-10 genome includes a window with the following:
- a CDS encoding SDR family oxidoreductase: protein MRNKEIVILGSAGMLGQMVKKYFSAAGHSITCFDNRFNYENRPAYGAYLRSLRNAVVFNCIGKIKQKTDDAGDLLQANAILPAELRNGLHEDVILIHPSTDCVFNGEKGLPYAVTDEADATDDYGWSKRLGEVVLTGRANTLIPRVSIIGPDRNPLGKGLLAWVMSNKPGTTIKGFTNHLWNGITTLEWCRQIDDFLNKNQSFEFTLKQYGTTEHYTKYDMVTLFNDLFDLKLQIEPIETPSMVDRRLTPEIICKSLPEQLKDIKLG, encoded by the coding sequence ATGAGAAATAAAGAGATTGTAATCTTAGGTTCTGCCGGTATGCTGGGGCAAATGGTAAAAAAGTATTTTTCAGCAGCCGGGCATTCAATTACCTGTTTCGACAATAGATTCAATTACGAAAACAGGCCTGCGTATGGTGCTTATTTGCGCTCTCTCAGGAATGCTGTTGTTTTTAATTGTATTGGGAAAATAAAACAAAAGACTGACGATGCAGGCGATTTATTACAGGCAAACGCCATATTGCCTGCAGAGCTGAGAAATGGTCTGCACGAGGACGTCATACTTATTCATCCCAGCACGGATTGTGTTTTTAATGGCGAAAAGGGGTTGCCTTATGCTGTAACTGACGAGGCCGACGCAACCGATGATTATGGTTGGTCGAAAAGACTCGGTGAGGTGGTATTGACCGGCAGGGCAAATACGCTGATACCAAGGGTGAGTATTATTGGGCCCGACAGAAACCCGCTGGGCAAAGGATTGCTGGCCTGGGTAATGTCGAACAAACCAGGTACTACTATAAAAGGATTTACCAACCATTTGTGGAATGGAATTACCACACTGGAATGGTGCAGGCAAATAGATGATTTTCTCAATAAGAACCAGTCATTTGAATTTACTTTGAAGCAGTACGGCACCACTGAGCATTATACAAAATATGACATGGTGACCCTCTTTAACGATCTATTTGATCTGAAGCTTCAAATTGAACCTATCGAAACTCCATCGATGGTAGACAGAAGACTGACTCCGGAGATCATTTGCAAATCCTTACCTGAGCAATTAAAAGACATCAAACTAGGATAA
- a CDS encoding glycosyltransferase family 2 protein: protein MATCTILILTYKGKHHLEFLLPTVKEAIDNYRGNAEIDVLIVDNGCDEITRQYSISNFPQFRYEFSPLNDYLFSLNHFIRDMKAEYLLMLNDDMKMELNVLNELVPMMENDPSLFAVSCRIMDFDGTYTASGVRMATYSKGWLRNYYLDTEETATKYSLYPGGGAAIFRTAFFNELEGFDTLFRPAYCEDTDLGMRAWQQGWKVVYHPKAILYHREGGTIKDQFKQDRLEQMIFKNQVLCMIKNCRYPGFMGRFLLLLPYRLLYNYFRNKNLYKAMIMALKQYSQARGKRGASKVKVSDDKWMPLLNGSYSFQVNKNERKEARESI from the coding sequence TTGGCAACCTGTACTATTCTCATATTGACATATAAAGGGAAACATCATCTTGAATTTCTCTTACCTACAGTAAAAGAAGCCATAGACAATTATCGGGGCAATGCTGAAATAGATGTGCTGATAGTTGATAATGGCTGTGACGAAATAACCCGGCAATATTCGATTTCCAATTTTCCGCAATTCAGATATGAGTTTTCACCTTTAAACGATTACCTGTTTTCGTTGAATCATTTTATTCGTGATATGAAGGCGGAATACCTGCTCATGTTGAATGATGACATGAAAATGGAGTTGAATGTGCTGAATGAGTTGGTGCCAATGATGGAAAATGATCCATCGTTATTTGCTGTTTCATGTCGCATTATGGATTTCGATGGCACCTATACTGCTTCCGGGGTAAGAATGGCAACCTATTCAAAAGGATGGCTGCGTAACTATTATCTGGATACAGAAGAAACTGCAACAAAATATTCATTATATCCGGGCGGCGGGGCTGCCATATTTCGTACTGCATTTTTTAATGAACTAGAGGGATTCGATACATTATTTCGCCCTGCCTATTGTGAAGATACCGATTTGGGCATGCGTGCCTGGCAACAGGGCTGGAAAGTAGTATATCACCCTAAAGCCATATTGTATCACAGGGAAGGTGGTACCATCAAGGACCAGTTTAAACAGGACCGGCTTGAACAGATGATCTTTAAAAATCAGGTATTGTGCATGATTAAGAATTGCCGATACCCTGGATTTATGGGCCGGTTTTTATTGTTGCTACCATACCGGCTTTTATATAATTACTTCCGCAATAAAAACTTGTATAAGGCCATGATAATGGCGCTTAAACAATATTCGCAGGCAAGAGGGAAGAGGGGTGCCTCAAAAGTTAAAGTGAGTGATGACAAATGGATGCCATTGTTAAATGGTTCCTACTCTTTTCAAGTAAACAAAAATGAAAGGAAAGAAGCGCGTGAATCAATCTGA
- a CDS encoding glycosyltransferase family 4 protein — translation MKGKKRVNQSEPEQFLAFSDTLFTYHGGVLDYTDNLALQLQAVGKLKTAVAPEIGAIDRPYSIEEFPIRTQRKSSRLDKFPPLSKLITLFYVINLYRSAYFGMKRLLKKHTGVTILFTEYYSEHFDVILTCARWQKVPYAIVFHGLDIICARQKMFKHFKKNYEGARFIIYNSEATKQLCRSLFKFSHKQELILHPGLNVSTIEENCRNISAVAPATGQNQRKVVFTTISRLVKRKGVDLAIRMIKELKDRHSDIELIYYIAGTGLESESLKQLIQQLDAGLYIKMLGNISEEDKYKLLQQSDFFLMPTHSAGDLDFEGFGISFIEASLFGNVVIGGTHGGVKEAVVHDHTGYLFDFDKKESIHLAVKTIENCINQPGLMDSIKNQGIEYVRKNYDWNNLIKRFLEFRN, via the coding sequence ATGAAAGGAAAGAAGCGCGTGAATCAATCTGAGCCAGAACAATTTCTTGCATTTTCCGATACACTTTTTACTTACCATGGCGGGGTTTTGGATTATACCGATAATTTGGCCCTGCAATTACAGGCCGTTGGTAAACTAAAAACTGCGGTGGCGCCTGAAATAGGAGCGATCGACAGGCCATATTCAATCGAGGAATTCCCTATTCGTACACAACGAAAAAGTTCCAGGCTGGATAAATTCCCTCCCTTATCCAAGCTCATCACCTTATTTTATGTAATCAATTTATACCGGTCTGCTTACTTTGGAATGAAACGATTGTTAAAGAAGCACACGGGAGTTACCATACTTTTCACTGAGTATTATTCTGAACATTTTGATGTTATATTGACTTGTGCACGTTGGCAAAAAGTCCCTTATGCCATTGTTTTTCATGGGCTCGATATTATTTGTGCCAGGCAGAAAATGTTTAAACATTTCAAAAAGAATTATGAAGGTGCGCGTTTTATAATTTATAATTCCGAAGCTACTAAACAGTTATGCAGAAGCCTGTTTAAGTTCAGCCACAAACAGGAGTTGATATTACATCCCGGCTTAAATGTATCGACCATTGAAGAAAATTGTAGGAACATATCGGCCGTTGCTCCTGCAACAGGGCAAAACCAGCGAAAGGTTGTTTTTACCACCATATCAAGGTTAGTAAAAAGAAAAGGCGTCGATCTTGCGATTAGAATGATAAAGGAGTTGAAAGATCGACACAGTGATATAGAACTTATTTATTATATTGCCGGGACAGGACTTGAGTCGGAATCGTTGAAACAGTTGATTCAGCAATTAGATGCAGGGCTGTATATTAAAATGCTGGGTAATATTTCAGAAGAGGATAAGTATAAATTATTGCAACAATCCGATTTCTTTTTGATGCCTACACATAGTGCGGGTGATCTGGATTTTGAGGGATTTGGGATCAGCTTTATCGAAGCCTCTTTATTTGGAAATGTAGTGATTGGTGGAACACATGGAGGCGTAAAGGAAGCAGTGGTACATGACCATACCGGCTACCTTTTTGATTTCGACAAAAAAGAATCTATTCACCTGGCAGTTAAAACAATTGAAAATTGTATTAATCAACCGGGTTTAATGGATAGTATAAAAAATCAGGGAATTGAATATGTGAGGAAGAATTATGACTGGAATAACCTGATAAAAAGATTTCTGGAATTTCGTAACTGA
- a CDS encoding glycosyltransferase family 4 protein translates to MLGKRSYPKLPSKYVYSLPHPEVMKKIYQLRRKPVDYFYLNESFQEKALKRFSPPEICISFDMSSNVLFRNWKGKSKLVLDLTIGVPQYRLKIQHGDQFNWKMLNDVDPVSKRMFAQYVEEVNLADIILCGSEFVKNTVSWLNPDNESKCRVLPYGVDLEDFGNPNKEFVEKKDLQFVFVGTVGWRKGADVLLKAWKNFVALHPECELHFFGAVDNHIDLSDMPANVHMHGMVNRAILVEQLKKMDVFVFPTTFEGSSIAVFQAMAMQLPVITTANSGTVLKHGISCEMIEVGNVYAVTNAMEKLYADLAYRKAIAQQAYRLSNDYTWQHYKDRLSQILNEDELIAPRKMSEELQVSVDL, encoded by the coding sequence ATGCTTGGAAAAAGAAGTTATCCCAAATTACCATCAAAGTATGTTTACTCATTACCGCATCCTGAGGTAATGAAAAAAATATATCAGTTACGCAGGAAGCCAGTTGATTATTTTTATCTTAATGAGAGCTTTCAGGAAAAAGCTTTGAAACGTTTTTCCCCACCCGAGATCTGTATTTCATTTGATATGTCCTCCAATGTGCTGTTCAGGAATTGGAAAGGTAAATCAAAGCTGGTGCTCGATCTTACTATCGGAGTGCCACAATACCGGTTAAAAATCCAACATGGGGATCAATTTAACTGGAAGATGCTAAATGACGTTGATCCCGTTTCTAAAAGAATGTTTGCCCAGTATGTAGAAGAAGTTAATCTGGCTGACATTATTTTGTGCGGAAGTGAATTTGTAAAGAATACGGTTAGTTGGTTAAATCCGGATAACGAATCCAAATGCAGAGTGCTTCCCTACGGCGTTGACCTGGAAGATTTCGGTAATCCCAATAAAGAATTTGTTGAGAAAAAAGATTTGCAGTTTGTATTTGTTGGTACAGTAGGGTGGCGTAAAGGAGCCGATGTTTTATTGAAAGCCTGGAAAAATTTTGTAGCGTTGCATCCCGAATGTGAATTACATTTCTTTGGCGCAGTTGACAATCACATCGATTTGTCTGATATGCCAGCAAATGTGCATATGCATGGCATGGTGAACAGGGCGATACTGGTTGAGCAATTGAAAAAGATGGATGTATTTGTTTTTCCTACTACATTCGAAGGAAGTTCTATAGCCGTTTTTCAGGCAATGGCAATGCAGCTGCCTGTAATTACTACAGCTAACAGCGGTACAGTCTTAAAACATGGTATTTCCTGTGAAATGATCGAAGTTGGAAATGTTTACGCCGTCACTAATGCCATGGAAAAATTATATGCTGATCTGGCTTACAGAAAAGCCATCGCACAACAGGCATATAGATTGAGTAATGATTATACCTGGCAACACTATAAAGACAGACTTTCTCAAATATTAAATGAGGACGAACTCATAGCGCCACGGAAAATGTCAGAAGAGCTGCAAGTATCCGTGGATTTGTAA
- a CDS encoding glycosyltransferase: MINILFIAFEFPPLNRGGVHRPLAFVRYLPENGINPIVITLDNACYKDVFDTYGYDEGLGKEVISRTTMVPVPADKVPPYTRIKQFTSIYFSIHGNETKYWEQHFYKAVEKAIAAHKPKAIFATVPPFSLLPLVDKISKKYKIPMLLDFRDAWSQWRTLPYGTIMHYWRTLQFEKKYLENAQAILATSKQTLDDFKRLHPQVPANKFHYIPNGYNGALQTWQPVVPGKDEWTIGYVGSFYFTPDAREQMLKPWYKKRGHRMLQYIPQKQDWQYRSPYFFFQALQQLNTENPDLGKKIKVKFAGKKPGWLIEMIRSFGLEQQVTLIGEVSHEESLRFQQQCDALLITSAKQLGGRDYSIAGKTFEYLQMQRPIIAFVCDGAQKDLLSDAGTALICDPDQSAEAVKQMRQLFEGKLLLQPDYKFLKSLSRETLTAQLANVIRNIS, encoded by the coding sequence ATGATCAATATCCTATTTATTGCATTCGAGTTTCCGCCATTGAACAGAGGCGGAGTGCACCGGCCGTTGGCATTTGTAAGATACCTGCCTGAAAATGGTATCAATCCAATAGTTATTACGCTTGATAATGCCTGTTATAAGGACGTTTTTGATACTTATGGATACGATGAAGGTTTGGGGAAAGAAGTGATCAGCAGAACTACTATGGTGCCTGTGCCTGCAGATAAAGTTCCCCCGTATACCAGGATAAAACAATTTACTTCGATCTATTTTTCCATTCATGGAAATGAAACAAAATACTGGGAACAGCATTTTTACAAGGCAGTTGAAAAAGCAATAGCTGCCCACAAGCCCAAAGCTATTTTTGCAACTGTACCTCCGTTCAGCCTGTTACCATTGGTTGACAAAATTTCAAAGAAATACAAGATACCGATGCTTCTCGATTTTCGGGATGCATGGTCGCAATGGCGAACGCTGCCATATGGCACTATCATGCATTACTGGCGTACGCTTCAGTTTGAAAAGAAGTACCTGGAAAATGCCCAGGCAATTTTGGCTACCTCAAAACAAACGCTTGATGATTTTAAAAGGCTACATCCACAGGTGCCGGCAAATAAATTTCATTACATACCAAATGGGTATAATGGCGCGTTGCAAACCTGGCAGCCTGTTGTGCCGGGTAAAGATGAATGGACCATTGGCTATGTAGGCAGCTTTTATTTCACGCCGGACGCAAGAGAGCAAATGTTGAAGCCCTGGTATAAGAAGAGAGGGCATCGCATGCTGCAATACATTCCTCAAAAGCAGGATTGGCAATACCGCTCACCTTACTTCTTTTTTCAGGCGCTGCAACAATTAAATACAGAAAATCCTGATCTCGGGAAAAAGATAAAAGTGAAGTTTGCCGGAAAAAAGCCCGGCTGGTTAATCGAAATGATCAGGAGTTTCGGCCTGGAACAACAGGTAACTTTAATTGGAGAAGTTTCACATGAAGAGTCATTGCGTTTTCAGCAGCAGTGTGATGCTTTGTTGATAACCTCTGCCAAACAATTGGGTGGCCGGGATTATAGCATTGCCGGGAAAACTTTTGAGTACCTGCAAATGCAGCGGCCGATAATAGCGTTTGTATGTGACGGTGCACAGAAAGACCTGTTATCAGATGCAGGTACTGCGTTGATCTGTGACCCCGATCAATCGGCAGAAGCGGTGAAACAAATGCGACAATTATTTGAAGGAAAGCTGTTATTGCAGCCCGATTATAAATTTTTAAAAAGCCTTTCAAGAGAAACATTAACTGCCCAACTGGCAAATGTGATCAGAAATATTAGCTAA
- the wecB gene encoding non-hydrolyzing UDP-N-acetylglucosamine 2-epimerase, producing the protein MKKILLVAGTRPNFIKLAPLYHRIISEATEYRPYICHTGQHFDFNMSDVFWQNLELPAPDFQLGVKGSGVADTIGKTILGINEVVQQHKFDLVIVFGDVNATAAGAIVGAQSRVPVMHVEAGLRSFDRDMPEEINRIITDHVSDYLMVSEPSGIKNLQREGFAENKVIMVGNIMIECLLRTRQLWEHISLPHAIDAVYKNHPVVATFHRPENVDNKDNLNRVAEILTSFAATETVIFPVHPRTRAKLQESGLLEKLQKESNLLLTEPLSYFEFLKLVSNAKMVITDSGGVQEETSFLNIPCITFRKNTERPVTVELGTNLMMDLWNKTYSTQIEQHRNHIMGRERVSIPLWDEEVSKRIVNTIKRVI; encoded by the coding sequence ATGAAGAAGATTTTACTGGTAGCTGGAACAAGGCCAAATTTCATAAAACTCGCGCCCTTATATCATCGTATTATTTCCGAAGCAACTGAGTATCGCCCCTACATTTGCCATACAGGGCAGCATTTTGATTTCAATATGTCAGATGTTTTCTGGCAAAATCTTGAATTACCAGCTCCTGATTTTCAGTTAGGCGTTAAAGGGAGCGGTGTTGCAGATACCATTGGAAAAACAATTTTAGGCATTAATGAGGTAGTTCAACAACATAAGTTCGATCTGGTGATCGTATTTGGAGATGTAAATGCCACTGCTGCCGGGGCCATAGTGGGCGCCCAGTCACGCGTTCCGGTTATGCACGTAGAAGCAGGGTTGCGCAGCTTTGATAGAGATATGCCTGAAGAGATCAACCGTATTATAACCGATCATGTAAGTGATTACCTGATGGTATCTGAGCCAAGCGGTATTAAAAACCTGCAGCGGGAAGGATTTGCAGAGAATAAAGTCATAATGGTTGGAAATATTATGATTGAATGCCTGTTACGCACCCGGCAACTTTGGGAGCATATAAGTTTGCCCCATGCGATTGATGCTGTTTATAAAAATCACCCTGTTGTTGCCACGTTCCACCGCCCTGAAAACGTAGACAATAAAGATAATCTGAACCGTGTTGCAGAGATATTAACGTCTTTTGCTGCAACAGAAACTGTAATATTTCCGGTTCATCCAAGAACACGTGCCAAACTGCAGGAGAGCGGGTTACTGGAAAAACTGCAGAAAGAATCGAACCTGTTACTCACCGAGCCGCTTAGTTATTTTGAGTTTTTAAAGCTGGTGTCAAATGCAAAAATGGTCATTACCGATTCAGGAGGGGTTCAGGAAGAAACAAGTTTTTTAAATATCCCTTGTATAACCTTTAGAAAAAACACAGAGCGGCCGGTTACTGTAGAGCTTGGAACTAATTTGATGATGGACTTATGGAATAAAACTTATTCCACCCAAATAGAGCAGCACAGAAATCATATTATGGGAAGAGAGAGAGTTAGTATACCCTTATGGGATGAAGAAGTAAGTAAACGCATAGTTAATACTATTAAAAGAGTAATTTAA
- a CDS encoding FkbM family methyltransferase → MKRERDFVKTIVSKDSLVYDIGANMGNKTQLFRSLGANVITIEPDSTNYALLVNRFGNDKNVKVLQYAISDSIGVTNFYMDEPGSAYNTLSVKWKESLEDSSVNRWKTIRKFDNVVEVKTVTIDYLIKEYGVPKYIKIDVEGHELPCIKGLSSNIEVISFEANLPEFKSETLNIITCLRDINKNVKFNYQRDDESFELSKHISYDEFYKLLESTDIRYMEVYSFM, encoded by the coding sequence TTGAAAAGGGAAAGGGATTTTGTTAAAACAATTGTCAGTAAAGATTCATTGGTTTATGACATTGGTGCTAACATGGGTAATAAAACGCAACTTTTCAGAAGCCTGGGTGCAAACGTAATAACCATAGAGCCAGATTCTACCAATTATGCTTTGTTGGTGAACCGGTTTGGTAACGATAAGAATGTTAAAGTTCTGCAATATGCAATCAGCGATTCAATCGGCGTTACCAATTTTTATATGGACGAGCCAGGATCGGCTTATAATACGTTAAGTGTTAAATGGAAGGAATCCCTTGAAGATTCATCTGTAAACAGATGGAAAACGATAAGGAAATTTGATAATGTAGTAGAAGTAAAAACCGTAACAATCGATTATTTAATAAAGGAATATGGAGTTCCTAAATACATTAAAATAGATGTGGAAGGGCACGAGCTTCCATGCATAAAAGGGTTATCAAGTAATATTGAAGTTATATCGTTTGAGGCAAATCTGCCGGAATTTAAAAGCGAAACCCTGAATATCATTACCTGCTTGAGAGATATCAATAAAAATGTAAAATTTAATTACCAGAGGGATGATGAAAGCTTTGAACTATCTAAACATATTTCGTACGATGAGTTTTATAAGCTTTTAGAGTCTACGGATATCAGGTATATGGAAGTTTATTCATTCATGTAA
- a CDS encoding glycosyltransferase, which yields MRRKAIFLTHPQLLRSEITGGVQLCSQEFHHIIENISELSLADYYVPYTRNIMQRVMMKLGMENYSMYDVKKDAPALLSYVEKENIEIVFLNMASVVRYAKPLKERFGDKVKVIMLSHGNHSGDFLHLITKPLTKQSALRRTLNKIRLGWLIATEAIHRVSYLDGVVTLSETEKQIENWFGGKRVEFLPRRLYADFLPYTPVAGRVGFVGRLDHPPNLQGVSILFDALQKMDHSKLEIRIVGAPDNYGQQLQSKYPFIKYLGELPDKTLEEEIKTWAVLLNPVWWYSTGASTKLARAISWGVPIISTTAGMRGYEWKQGSLIVADTPEEMARQLIINAPDPEKVQHWAAQTRIIANNGPEVESLGNQIRSLYK from the coding sequence ATGAGAAGAAAGGCAATATTTTTAACGCATCCGCAATTACTTCGTTCTGAAATTACCGGCGGGGTGCAGTTGTGCTCACAGGAATTTCATCACATAATTGAGAATATAAGCGAATTATCCCTGGCAGATTATTATGTGCCATATACCCGGAATATTATGCAACGGGTGATGATGAAGCTGGGCATGGAAAATTATTCGATGTATGATGTAAAGAAAGATGCGCCAGCCCTGCTGTCCTATGTGGAAAAGGAGAATATCGAAATAGTATTTCTTAACATGGCTTCCGTTGTACGATATGCAAAGCCATTGAAAGAAAGATTTGGTGACAAGGTAAAAGTGATTATGTTATCGCATGGCAATCACTCCGGCGATTTCCTGCATCTTATAACCAAACCTTTGACAAAGCAGTCTGCTCTAAGAAGGACTTTAAATAAGATACGGTTAGGATGGTTGATAGCAACAGAAGCTATTCATCGAGTATCTTATCTAGATGGTGTGGTTACATTATCCGAGACTGAAAAGCAGATTGAAAACTGGTTTGGCGGCAAACGGGTTGAATTTCTTCCAAGAAGGCTGTATGCCGATTTTCTGCCTTATACACCCGTTGCAGGGAGAGTAGGCTTTGTAGGCCGCCTCGATCATCCACCAAATTTGCAAGGTGTTTCTATTTTATTTGATGCCTTACAGAAAATGGACCATAGCAAACTGGAGATCAGGATTGTGGGCGCGCCGGATAATTATGGCCAGCAATTGCAGAGTAAATATCCATTTATAAAATACCTGGGTGAATTACCGGATAAAACACTCGAAGAAGAGATTAAAACCTGGGCGGTATTGTTGAATCCTGTTTGGTGGTATTCAACAGGTGCTTCTACCAAACTGGCCCGTGCTATTAGCTGGGGAGTACCTATTATTTCAACAACTGCCGGTATGAGGGGTTATGAATGGAAACAAGGCTCGTTAATTGTTGCTGATACTCCCGAAGAAATGGCCCGCCAATTGATCATCAATGCCCCTGATCCTGAAAAAGTACAACACTGGGCTGCACAAACCCGGATTATTGCAAACAATGGACCGGAAGTCGAAAGCCTGGGCAATCAGATCAGATCATTATACAAATAA
- a CDS encoding glycosyltransferase gives MATIFIPAPHFPPSAMPPSQRVRLLVRHLHTLGWKPVIFTVDHYYREELADPWMLDITGDQFEKVEVGCLDQRKTRKFKIGDLGIRMFFHLFFSLLKHARKRKPALILYPVPPWYIMVMAPFIKWFSGVPYAIDYIDPWIFKVPENDRKAKMSQWVARTLEGFVVKRSSAIFAVSQGILNDLISRYPVVKSIPLVPVPYGVEPTDFLTIKVSRPENEKVILRYTGAVSSAMLPVADALFKALRLVNQQIPLQVEFTGTSYAGIGLAQPVLEPLIIENDVQSFVTENPNRVGYRTALELSMGADMQLLMGDTTQYYAASKLMGMVASGRPFFAFVHKGSFPSTFLDSLNFAGKVDFIASELNDEKTIRELADSLLNAIRRRHEFNPIDINNSSLNQHTAFAMAQTFSNTLQKIVHE, from the coding sequence GTGGCAACGATTTTTATACCTGCACCACATTTTCCACCATCTGCCATGCCCCCGTCACAACGGGTACGCCTGTTAGTAAGGCATTTACATACCCTGGGTTGGAAGCCCGTTATTTTTACAGTTGACCATTATTACCGGGAAGAACTGGCCGACCCATGGATGCTGGATATCACAGGTGATCAGTTTGAAAAAGTGGAAGTGGGTTGTTTAGATCAACGTAAAACCAGGAAATTTAAGATTGGTGACCTGGGTATTCGAATGTTCTTCCATTTGTTCTTTTCATTGCTGAAACATGCACGGAAAAGGAAACCAGCGCTGATTTTATACCCGGTACCACCATGGTACATAATGGTAATGGCGCCGTTTATTAAATGGTTCAGTGGTGTGCCTTATGCCATTGATTATATCGATCCTTGGATCTTTAAAGTGCCGGAGAATGATAGAAAGGCAAAAATGAGCCAGTGGGTGGCGAGAACGTTGGAAGGATTTGTGGTCAAAAGAAGCAGCGCCATCTTTGCCGTATCACAAGGCATCCTGAATGATTTGATAAGCAGATATCCTGTTGTAAAGTCAATACCATTGGTGCCTGTGCCTTATGGTGTTGAACCAACTGATTTTCTTACAATAAAAGTAAGCAGGCCTGAAAATGAAAAGGTGATCTTAAGGTATACCGGCGCGGTATCTTCTGCGATGCTGCCGGTAGCAGATGCCCTTTTCAAGGCTTTACGGCTGGTGAACCAACAGATACCGTTGCAGGTTGAATTTACGGGCACCAGTTATGCAGGCATTGGGCTGGCCCAGCCAGTTCTGGAACCGCTGATCATTGAGAATGATGTACAATCCTTTGTTACCGAAAACCCCAACAGGGTAGGCTACCGGACAGCACTGGAACTGAGTATGGGCGCCGATATGCAGTTGCTGATGGGAGATACCACGCAGTACTATGCCGCTTCAAAGTTAATGGGCATGGTTGCATCGGGCCGGCCGTTTTTTGCATTCGTTCACAAAGGATCATTTCCGTCTACATTTCTTGATTCTTTGAATTTTGCTGGTAAAGTGGATTTTATCGCCAGTGAACTCAATGACGAAAAAACGATCCGGGAGCTGGCAGATAGTTTATTGAATGCCATTCGCAGGAGACATGAGTTTAATCCAATTGACATCAATAATTCCTCATTGAATCAGCATACCGCTTTTGCAATGGCTCAAACATTTTCAAATACACTTCAAAAAATAGTTCATGAATAA
- a CDS encoding NAD-dependent epimerase/dehydratase family protein: protein MNKKHLDSIKGKKVLVTGGLGFVGHNLVKALVNEYECNVVVVDDCTNSSEAAIASVRDKVTFHKVSVLDSERFFPLLTDVNYIFHLACIQIAASGSSPLQDMQVNAQSTLQLLEHLRHNKHPKLERFIYTSSCSVYGSSSRLPVDENSATRVLSNYAATKLLGEQYALIYNRNYDIPVSVVRYSNVYGYGQSPRNPYCGVLGKFVHNSLTNQPLSVFGDGEQTRDYTFITDAVDATVLAAVHPMAYGDVFNIGTSVETSVNKLVHLITQYVSGCEVRNVPERDIDNIRRRMIDIEKIHQRLGWAPKVGIQKGIELTIDWYKTTI, encoded by the coding sequence ATGAATAAAAAGCATCTGGATAGTATAAAGGGAAAGAAGGTTTTGGTAACTGGTGGATTGGGTTTTGTTGGTCACAATCTTGTGAAGGCTCTGGTTAATGAGTATGAATGTAATGTAGTAGTAGTAGATGATTGCACAAACAGTAGTGAGGCAGCCATTGCTTCGGTACGCGACAAAGTAACTTTTCACAAGGTAAGTGTATTAGACTCGGAGCGTTTCTTTCCGCTGCTCACTGATGTAAACTATATCTTTCATCTTGCCTGCATCCAGATAGCAGCTTCAGGTTCATCGCCATTGCAGGATATGCAGGTAAATGCCCAAAGCACATTACAATTACTGGAGCACTTACGTCACAACAAACATCCTAAGCTGGAAAGATTTATATATACTTCTTCCTGCTCAGTATATGGCAGTTCTTCCCGTTTGCCGGTTGATGAAAACAGCGCTACCCGGGTTTTAAGTAATTATGCGGCTACAAAATTATTAGGCGAACAATACGCTTTGATCTACAACCGCAATTACGATATTCCTGTTTCCGTTGTACGTTATTCCAATGTATATGGTTATGGACAATCGCCCCGTAACCCCTATTGCGGGGTCTTAGGAAAGTTTGTACATAACTCATTGACCAATCAACCGCTTTCGGTTTTTGGCGATGGGGAGCAAACCCGTGATTATACGTTCATTACCGATGCCGTTGATGCTACCGTTTTAGCCGCCGTACATCCTATGGCGTATGGTGATGTATTTAACATTGGTACAAGTGTTGAAACTTCGGTGAATAAACTGGTGCACCTGATTACTCAATATGTATCTGGTTGTGAAGTTAGAAACGTACCTGAAAGAGATATAGATAATATCCGCCGCCGGATGATCGATATCGAAAAAATACACCAGCGTTTGGGTTGGGCTCCTAAAGTAGGTATACAAAAGGGTATTGAACTTACAATAGACTGGTATAAGACTACAATATAA